The Geothrix oryzae DNA window TCCGTCCAGCCGTCCGTATAGAGCAGCAGGGTCTGGCCCGGGCGTAGCGTCAGCTCCCGTTCGGCGTAGACGGAATCGCAGAACAGGCCCAGCGGAAGACCGCCACCCTCGATGGGCCGCACGCCCCGGCCATCGGCGAGGAGTGGCCGGGGGTGGCCCGCATTGGCGATCGAGAAGCGGCCCTCGGAGGCCAGCCGCAGGGCCACCAGGGTCGCGTAGCTCACCGAGGAAGTGGCGTCCGCGAAGAGCTCGTTGGCCCGCCCGAACAGGTCCGGAAGCGGCTGCCCGGTGGGCACCAGCGCCCGGAACAGGGCATGCAGATGGGCCTGCAGCAGGGAAGCGGCCACCCCCTTCCCCGACACATCGCCCAGCAGCAGGTGAAGGGGCTCTCCGGGCGAGGCGGCTGGGATCAAGTCCACATGGTCCCCGGACACCACGCCCCGGGGCTCCCAGTGGTAGGCCACCTCCCAGCCGTTCTGCACAAGGTGGGGTGGCGGCAGCAGGCTGCGCTGCACCTTGCCGGCGGATTGGAGGTCCCGCTCCAGGCCCCGGCGCTCGGCCTCGGACAGGCATTCCAGGCAGACCGTCAGCAGCGGGTCCTGGGCCATGCGATCCGCATTCATGGGGTCGTGGCACACCGCACAGGTGCCCCAGGTGCCGATCTCGATGGCGCCGATGGCCGCATCCACCCGCCGCATGAGATCCACCCACTGGCCTTCCCTCCGCGAGGAGGTCAGGTCGGCCAGGTGATCCCGGCGCGCGATGAGCCGTTCGAGGGTCCGGGTTTCCAGGGGGGTCACGAAGGCCTCCCGCCGGCCGCCTCCGCCAGCTTGCGCAGCAGGGCGATCTGGCCCGCATGGTAGGCGTTGTGCTGCAGCGTGCCCATCAGAAGGCCGCGAATCGTGGTGTCGGAGCCCGATCTGGCCTCGTCGAAGCGGCTTTCCTCCACCTGGAGGACGGCGGTTCTCAAGCGGCCATGGGCCTCCTCCAGGGCCGCGCAGACCGCCTGCCAGGCGGCTTCGGAGTCCATCACGGCGGGGCCCCAATCGGAACCTGGTCCGCCCTGCAGGTGGGGGGCGCCGACGATCTGCCGCTCCGCGTCCCGGAGCCAGTAGGCCAGATGGCCCGCAAGCTCCGCCATGGAGTGGCTGGTGGGGTACGGCCGCCACTGTGCGAGGGGCCCATCGACGCCCGTCAGCAGCTCCATCACGGCCGGCCCATGCCAGGCGCCGCCCCGGAAGCCGCGCTCGAGCTGGTCCGCCAGGCAGGTGGAGGTCAGGGTCTGGGTCTCGGGCATGAATAACCTCCTTGATGATGAATGGAGGTTAAATATGAGGTCCGTTTATAACCTGTCAAGGTGGATTTTTGGGTTATCATTTAGGTGTGGACGAAACCCCTGCACTGCCTGCCCAAGGCCCCTTCGAGCTGTCGGGGGGCGATCTCTGCCTGGATTTCGTGAACACCTGGGGTGACCGCGGCCGGCCGGAGACGGATGGGCTGCGGACCTATCCGCAGCTGGTGGCCTTCGCCCGGCAGACCGGCCTGATCGACCCCGCGGGCGAGGCCGCACTGATCGCCCGGGCCGCCGCCAAGGCCCCGGCGGCCTCGACTGCGATCGAGGCCGCCCGGAGCCTGCGCGAGGCCCTGTACGGCGTCTTCTCGGCCCGGGCCCAGGACCGGGAGATCCCGGGCCGGGACCTGGCCCGGCTCAATGCGGCCCTCCGGGAAGCCCTGCCGAACCTGCGCCTCAGCCTCCAGGGGAAAGCGCTGGTCTGGCACTGGCGGCCCGATGCCGCCGCCCTGACCTCGCTCCTCTGGCCCATCGCCCGGGCCGCGGCGGACCTGCTCACCCAGGCCACGGCGCCCGTCCGGGAATGTGGGGGGGCCCAGTGCACCTGGCTGTTCCTCGACCAGAGCCGCGGCCGGTCCCGGCGCTGGTGTTCCATGGCCAGCTGCGGCAACCGCGCCAAGGCCCGCCGCCACTATCGCCGGACCCGATCCGACTCCCCGGAGGGAAGCTAGACCCTCCCGGGTCCTCTCCCTGGCTCCGGGTAGGCCCGGCCAGGCCCTACACTGGCTCCACTGACCCGGAGCGCCCGTGCCCTACCCCCACCTGCTGGCTCCCCTCGACCTCGGGTTCACCACGCTGCGCAACCGCGTGCTCATGGGCTCGATGCATACGAACCTCGAGGAGGCCAAGGACGGCTTCGCCAAGCTGGCGGCCTTCTATGCCGAGCGGGCCCGGGGCGGCGTGGGTCTCATCGTCACGGGCGGCATCGCCCCCAACCTGCGGGGCCGCCTCACGCCCTTCGGTTCCCAGCTCTCCTGGCCCTGGCAGGTGGGCAAGCACCGGAAGGTGACCGAGGCCGTCCACGCCGGGGGCGGGAAGATCGCGCTGCAGATCCTCCATGGCGGGCGCTACAGCTACCACCCCCTCAGCGTGGCGCCTTCCCCCGTGAAGAGCCCCATCACCCCCTTCAAACCCCGGGCCCTCTCGGAACGCGGCATCCGGGCGACCCTCCGCGACTACGCCCGCTGTGCGGCCCTGGCCAAGCAGGCCGGCTACGACGGCGTGGAGATCATGGGCAGCGAGGGCTACCTCATCAACGAGTTCATCGCCGCCCGCACCAACCGCCGTACGGACGGCTGGGGGGGATCCTACGAGAACCGAATGCGCTTCCCCGTGGAGGTGGTGAAGGCCGTGCGCGCCGCCGTGGGCGCCGACTTCATCGTCATCTTCCGCCTCTCCATGCTGGACCTGGTGCCCGAGGGCAGCAGCTGGGACGAGGTGGTACGGCTGGCCCAGGCCGTGGAAGCTGCGGGGGCCACGATCATCAACACGGGCATCGGCTGGCACGAAGCCCGCGTGCCCACCATCGGCGCCATGGTGCCCCGCGGGGCCTACGCCTGGGTGACGAAGAAGCTCAAGGGCGAGGTGGGCATCCCGCTCATCGCCACCAACCGCATCAACACGCCGGAGGTGGCGGAGGAGCTCCTGGCCGGCGGCTGCGCCGACATGGTGAGCATGGCGAGGCCCCTGCTGGCGGACGCAGAGTTCGTGAAGAAAGCCGCCGAGGACCGCGCCCCGGACATCAACACCTGCATCGCCTGCAACCAGGCCTGCCTGGATCATGTCTTCCAGCAGAAGCGGGCCACCTGCCTCGTGAACCCCCGGGCCTGCTACGAGACCGAGCTCGTCTTCGCCCCGGCCTACGCCCCCCGCCGCATCGCCGTGGCAGGCGGGGGCGCCGCGGGCATGAGCTTCGCCTGCCACGCCGCCGAGCGCGGCCATGTGGTCACCCTCTTCGAGGCCGGCCCGGAGCTGGGCGGCCAGCTCAACCTCGCCAAGCGCGTGCCGGGCAAGGAGGAGTTCTACGAGATGCTGCGCTACTTCGGGCGGCGCCTGGCCACCGCGGGGGTGACCGTGCGGCTGGGCGAGCGGGCCACCGTGGCGCTGCTCTCGGACTACGAGGAGGTCATCCTCGCCACGGGCGTGCTGGCCCGCAGGCCCGACATCCCGGGCCTCGACCACCCCAAGGTGATCAGCTACCCGGACCTGCTCTCCGGACGGAAGACGGCCGGAAAGACCGTGGCCGTCATCGGAGCCGGGGGCATCGGGTTCGATGTGGCCGAGTTCCTGGTGCAGCCCGACGCCACCCCCCGGGTCGAGCGGTACCTGAGCGAGTGGGGGGTGGACGGCACCCACGACCTCCGGGGCGGCCTGCTCCCCGCGCCCCAGCCGCCGGAGCCCGCGCGCCAGGTCTTCCTGCTGCAGCGCAAGACCGACCGCATGGGCGCCGGGCTCGGCAAGACCACCGGCTGGATCCACCGCGCCGGCCTGAAGGCCATGAAGGTGAAGATGCAGGGGGGCGTCCACTACGAGCGCATCGACGACGAAGGCCTCTGGATCCGCGACGGCAAGGACGCCGGATCCAAGTGCCTGGCCGTGGACAGCATCGTCCTCTGCACAGGCCAGGTCTCCGAGCGGAGCCTCGCCGAGCCCCTGCAGGCCCTGGGGCGCTCGGTGCATCTCATCGGCGGCGCCGACCTGGCCGTCGAACTCGATGCCCAGCGCGCCATCCGGCAGGGGGCCGAGCTGGCCGCACGGATCTGAACAGAAAAGCATTCACCGCAAGAAGGCAAAGGAAGGTTTTCCTTTGTGCTCTTTGTGGCCAGTTTTTTCTTTGACCACAAAGAACACAAAGGGCACAAAAACGGACCGATCCTTTTGCGGTTCTCCGCGTCCGGGCATCCTGGAATCGGTTTCCTTCCTCCGCGTTCTCTGCGGTTGGCGTTTTTCCTCTGTGGTGATCCGTGCTCCCTCTCGTCCCCGCTTCCGCCGCCCAACGCCTCTTTCTCGGAGCCCAGGGCCTGCTGGACGATCCCAGCCGCCGGGCCACCGTGCCCTCGCTCCAGGCCCTCGTCGAGCGGCTGGGCTTCGTGCAGGTGGACACCATCAACATCCTGGCGCGGGCCCATGATCTGACGCTCTTCAGCCGTCTGGACGGCTACAGGCCCGAGCAGCTGAAGAAGCTGTTGGAGGACAAGCGGAGCCTCTTCGAGGGCTTCACCCACGATGCCTCCGCCATCCCCACGGCCTGGTTCCCCCACTGGAAGCCCCGGTTCGAGCGGGATCGGGCGCGCATCCATGCCCACGCCTGGTGGCAGCACCACTTCCGCGGTACGGACGGCGGGCGCGTGGTGGCCGATGTGAAAGCCCGCATTACGCA harbors:
- a CDS encoding SpoIIE family protein phosphatase, with product MTPLETRTLERLIARRDHLADLTSSRREGQWVDLMRRVDAAIGAIEIGTWGTCAVCHDPMNADRMAQDPLLTVCLECLSEAERRGLERDLQSAGKVQRSLLPPPHLVQNGWEVAYHWEPRGVVSGDHVDLIPAASPGEPLHLLLGDVSGKGVAASLLQAHLHALFRALVPTGQPLPDLFGRANELFADATSSVSYATLVALRLASEGRFSIANAGHPRPLLADGRGVRPIEGGGLPLGLFCDSVYAERELTLRPGQTLLLYTDGWTEGSRDDREFGIGRAAAALRRSAGLPFPDLLAACRADLERYLAGTPCGDDLTLVALRRQAA
- a CDS encoding DinB family protein, with the protein product MPETQTLTSTCLADQLERGFRGGAWHGPAVMELLTGVDGPLAQWRPYPTSHSMAELAGHLAYWLRDAERQIVGAPHLQGGPGSDWGPAVMDSEAAWQAVCAALEEAHGRLRTAVLQVEESRFDEARSGSDTTIRGLLMGTLQHNAYHAGQIALLRKLAEAAGGRPS
- a CDS encoding CGNR zinc finger domain-containing protein, which codes for MDETPALPAQGPFELSGGDLCLDFVNTWGDRGRPETDGLRTYPQLVAFARQTGLIDPAGEAALIARAAAKAPAASTAIEAARSLREALYGVFSARAQDREIPGRDLARLNAALREALPNLRLSLQGKALVWHWRPDAAALTSLLWPIARAAADLLTQATAPVRECGGAQCTWLFLDQSRGRSRRWCSMASCGNRAKARRHYRRTRSDSPEGS
- a CDS encoding NADPH-dependent 2,4-dienoyl-CoA reductase, which translates into the protein MPYPHLLAPLDLGFTTLRNRVLMGSMHTNLEEAKDGFAKLAAFYAERARGGVGLIVTGGIAPNLRGRLTPFGSQLSWPWQVGKHRKVTEAVHAGGGKIALQILHGGRYSYHPLSVAPSPVKSPITPFKPRALSERGIRATLRDYARCAALAKQAGYDGVEIMGSEGYLINEFIAARTNRRTDGWGGSYENRMRFPVEVVKAVRAAVGADFIVIFRLSMLDLVPEGSSWDEVVRLAQAVEAAGATIINTGIGWHEARVPTIGAMVPRGAYAWVTKKLKGEVGIPLIATNRINTPEVAEELLAGGCADMVSMARPLLADAEFVKKAAEDRAPDINTCIACNQACLDHVFQQKRATCLVNPRACYETELVFAPAYAPRRIAVAGGGAAGMSFACHAAERGHVVTLFEAGPELGGQLNLAKRVPGKEEFYEMLRYFGRRLATAGVTVRLGERATVALLSDYEEVILATGVLARRPDIPGLDHPKVISYPDLLSGRKTAGKTVAVIGAGGIGFDVAEFLVQPDATPRVERYLSEWGVDGTHDLRGGLLPAPQPPEPARQVFLLQRKTDRMGAGLGKTTGWIHRAGLKAMKVKMQGGVHYERIDDEGLWIRDGKDAGSKCLAVDSIVLCTGQVSERSLAEPLQALGRSVHLIGGADLAVELDAQRAIRQGAELAARI